A genomic segment from Parus major isolate Abel chromosome 21, Parus_major1.1, whole genome shotgun sequence encodes:
- the PPCS gene encoding phosphopantothenate--cysteine ligase isoform X1 — MAAVAKEEKDKDEDNNVDVAATEGRVRAWAAAQAARGRRVALVTSGGTQVPLEARAVRFLENFSSGRRGAASAERLVRAGYGVCFLHRARSAFPWARALPPHGPALLDALCLTPGPPPGVAAAPAALPALLPALREYRRATEAGALLPIEFTGLVEYLALLRAAARALAPLGSSVMFYLAAAVSDFYIPVSEMPEHKIQSSEGPLQITMKMVPKMLSPLVRDWAPEAFVISFKLETDPQILLDKSRQALEKYRHQVVVANVLESRRTSVIIVTRDSQTPLSLSDEEIAQGMEIEEKIVSYLQGQHTAFIERKG, encoded by the exons ATGGCGGCGGTGGCGAAGGAGGAGAAGGACAAGGACGAGGACAACAACGTGGATGTGGCGGCGACCGAGGGCCGGGTGCGGGCTTGGGCGGCGGCGCAGGCGGCACGCGGGCGGCGCGTGGCGCTGGTGACGTCAGGCGGGACGCAGGTGCCACTGGAGGCGCGTGCCGTGCGCTTCCTGGAGAACTTCAGCAGCGGTCGGCGCGGGGCTGCCTCGGCCGAGCGACTCGTGCGGGCGGGGTACGGTGTGTGCTTTCTGCACCGCGCCCGTTCCGCCTTCCCCTGGGCCCGCGCCCTGCCGCCGCACGGGCCCGCGCTCCTCGACGCTCTCTGCCTCACCCCGGGGCCACCGCCCGGCGTggccgccgcccccgccgcgctGCCCGCGCTGCTGCCCGCGCTCCGCGAGTACCGACGCGCCACCGAGGCTGGCGCGCTGCTCCCCATCGAGTTCACCGGGCTCGTTGAGTACCTGGCGCTGCTGCGCGCGGCCGCTCGAGCCCTGGCGCCCCTCG GCTCCAGTGTCATGTTCTACCTGGCAGCTGCCGTGTCGGATTTCTACATCCCGGTCTCTGAGATGCCGGAGCACAAGATCCAGTCCTCAGAGGGGCCCCTGCAG ATCACAATGAAGATGGTGCCAAAAATGCTGTCACCCCTGGTCAGAGACTGGGCTCCTGAGGCCTTTGTGATTTCCTTCAAACTGGAGACAGATCCCCAGATCCTCCTGGATAAATCTCGGCAGGCTCTGGAGAAATACCGGCACCAGGTGGTGGTGGCCAATGTCCTGGAATCCCGGAGAACCTCTGTCATCATTGTCACCAGGGACTCACAGACTCCCTTATCCCTGTCCGATGAGGAAATAGCACAAGGCATGGAAATAGAGGAGAAGATTGTGAGTTACCTCCAGGGCCAGCACACGGCCTTTATAGAGAGAAAAGGttga
- the PPCS gene encoding phosphopantothenate--cysteine ligase isoform X3, which produces MPEHKIQSSEGPLQITMKMVPKMLSPLVRDWAPEAFVISFKLETDPQILLDKSRQALEKYRHQVVVANVLESRRTSVIIVTRDSQTPLSLSDEEIAQGMEIEEKIVSYLQGQHTAFIERKG; this is translated from the exons ATGCCGGAGCACAAGATCCAGTCCTCAGAGGGGCCCCTGCAG ATCACAATGAAGATGGTGCCAAAAATGCTGTCACCCCTGGTCAGAGACTGGGCTCCTGAGGCCTTTGTGATTTCCTTCAAACTGGAGACAGATCCCCAGATCCTCCTGGATAAATCTCGGCAGGCTCTGGAGAAATACCGGCACCAGGTGGTGGTGGCCAATGTCCTGGAATCCCGGAGAACCTCTGTCATCATTGTCACCAGGGACTCACAGACTCCCTTATCCCTGTCCGATGAGGAAATAGCACAAGGCATGGAAATAGAGGAGAAGATTGTGAGTTACCTCCAGGGCCAGCACACGGCCTTTATAGAGAGAAAAGGttga
- the PPCS gene encoding phosphopantothenate--cysteine ligase isoform X2: MFYLAAAVSDFYIPVSEMPEHKIQSSEGPLQITMKMVPKMLSPLVRDWAPEAFVISFKLETDPQILLDKSRQALEKYRHQVVVANVLESRRTSVIIVTRDSQTPLSLSDEEIAQGMEIEEKIVSYLQGQHTAFIERKG, translated from the exons ATGTTCTACCTGGCAGCTGCCGTGTCGGATTTCTACATCCCGGTCTCTGAGATGCCGGAGCACAAGATCCAGTCCTCAGAGGGGCCCCTGCAG ATCACAATGAAGATGGTGCCAAAAATGCTGTCACCCCTGGTCAGAGACTGGGCTCCTGAGGCCTTTGTGATTTCCTTCAAACTGGAGACAGATCCCCAGATCCTCCTGGATAAATCTCGGCAGGCTCTGGAGAAATACCGGCACCAGGTGGTGGTGGCCAATGTCCTGGAATCCCGGAGAACCTCTGTCATCATTGTCACCAGGGACTCACAGACTCCCTTATCCCTGTCCGATGAGGAAATAGCACAAGGCATGGAAATAGAGGAGAAGATTGTGAGTTACCTCCAGGGCCAGCACACGGCCTTTATAGAGAGAAAAGGttga
- the PPCS gene encoding phosphopantothenate--cysteine ligase isoform X4, translating to MKMVPKMLSPLVRDWAPEAFVISFKLETDPQILLDKSRQALEKYRHQVVVANVLESRRTSVIIVTRDSQTPLSLSDEEIAQGMEIEEKIVSYLQGQHTAFIERKG from the coding sequence ATGAAGATGGTGCCAAAAATGCTGTCACCCCTGGTCAGAGACTGGGCTCCTGAGGCCTTTGTGATTTCCTTCAAACTGGAGACAGATCCCCAGATCCTCCTGGATAAATCTCGGCAGGCTCTGGAGAAATACCGGCACCAGGTGGTGGTGGCCAATGTCCTGGAATCCCGGAGAACCTCTGTCATCATTGTCACCAGGGACTCACAGACTCCCTTATCCCTGTCCGATGAGGAAATAGCACAAGGCATGGAAATAGAGGAGAAGATTGTGAGTTACCTCCAGGGCCAGCACACGGCCTTTATAGAGAGAAAAGGttga
- the ZMYND12 gene encoding zinc finger MYND domain-containing protein 12 isoform X1, with protein MAGLPRCELCGARTAPLRCPGCRLTYYCDVSHQRTDWISIHGHICHLLIPVLGPQPCFHSEKDRKHGKEQLLRRQESLIAVALSTAQGFVWAGKPLEAIPAALQALRFSSRVFGSGSVQLVPIYLLLAEASTGTGRLRQAAKYLSQAQWIILQTPDCSAALQSKLHHGLGLFSVAEGNLDEALYHLANDVYLATAEFGLNSLEVSGGYFHMANIFFHQNKMDAANSLYTEVSSLWHDWLLSSLQRHQRVLRAQAEASPFSEDEEGIKDGMTEARCKEGTRVLWAVLKVREQGPLQHPGETARVLHALAMIHYLALDLAKAQEVGMKAFDLAKQLPQQDSLETIGHLLELINAQFSHTT; from the exons ATGGCGGGGCTTCCGCGTTGCGAACTGTGCGGGGCCCGAACGGCCCCGCTGCGCTGCCCCGGCTGCCGCCTCACCTACTACTG TGATGTCTCCCACCAGAGAACCGACTGGATCAGCATCCATGGCCATATCTGCCACCTGCTCATCCCAGTCCTTGGGCCCCAGCCCTGTTTCCAttctgaaaaagacagaaaacatggcaaggagcagctgctgaggagacAG GAATCCCTCATTGCTGTGGCAttgagcacagcccaggggtTTGTGTGGGCAGGGAAGCCCCTGGAAGCAATTCCTGCAGCACTACAAGCACTGCGCTTCAGCTCCCGAGTGTTTGGCTCTGGCTCTGTGCAGCTTGTACCCATTTATCTGCTCCTGGCTGAGGCCTCCACAG GCACTGGCCGTCTCCGACAGGCAGCCAAATATCTCTCCCAAGCCCAGTGGATCATCCTCCAAACCCCagactgcagtgctgctcttcagTCTAAGTTACACCATGGGCTTGGGCTTTTCTCTGTTGCTGAAGGAAACCTGGACGAGGCTTTGTATCACCTGGCCAATGAT GTTTACCTGGCTACTGCTGAGTTTGGATTAAATTCTCTTGAGGTCTCTGGAGGGTACTTCCACATggcaaacattttcttccacCAGAATAAAATGGATGCAGCAAACTCACTCTATACTGAG GTGAGCAGCCTCTGGCATGACTGGCTGCTGAGCTCCCTTCAAAGGCACCAGCGAGTGCTCCGGGCCCAGGCAGAAGCATCACCGTTCTCTGAGGATGAGGAAGGCATCAAGGATGGGATGA CCGAAGCCCGGTGCAAGGAAGGAACGCGGGTGCTGTGGGCGGTGCTGAAGGTCCGGGAACAGGGAccactgcagcatcctggggAAACAGCCAGAGTGCTGCATGCCCTGGCCATGATCCACTACCTGGCCCTGGATTTAGCCAAG GCTCAGGAGGTGGGGATGAAAGCCTTTGACCTGGCCaagcagctgccccagcaaGACTCTCTAGAAACCATTGGTCACCTGCTGGAGTTGATTAATGCACAGTTTTCCCACACCACATAA
- the ZMYND12 gene encoding zinc finger MYND domain-containing protein 12 isoform X2, with protein sequence MAGLPRCELCGARTAPLRCPGCRLTYYCDVSHQRTDWISIHGHICHLLIPVLGPQPCFHSEKDRKHGKEQLLRRQESLIAVALSTAQGFVWAGKPLEAIPAALQALRFSSRVFGSGSVQLVPIYLLLAEASTGTGRLRQAAKYLSQAQWIILQTPDCSAALQSKLHHGLGLFSVAEGNLDEALYHLANDVYLATAEFGLNSLEVSGGYFHMANIFFHQNKMDAANSLYTEVSSLWHDWLLSSLQRHQRVLRAQAEASPFSEDEEGIKDGMTEARCKEGTRVLWAVLKVREQGPLQHPGETARVLHALAMIHYLALDLAKKATTWECLGDTNLNLFEKEKRQSFIIVRLSNPWKYYHI encoded by the exons ATGGCGGGGCTTCCGCGTTGCGAACTGTGCGGGGCCCGAACGGCCCCGCTGCGCTGCCCCGGCTGCCGCCTCACCTACTACTG TGATGTCTCCCACCAGAGAACCGACTGGATCAGCATCCATGGCCATATCTGCCACCTGCTCATCCCAGTCCTTGGGCCCCAGCCCTGTTTCCAttctgaaaaagacagaaaacatggcaaggagcagctgctgaggagacAG GAATCCCTCATTGCTGTGGCAttgagcacagcccaggggtTTGTGTGGGCAGGGAAGCCCCTGGAAGCAATTCCTGCAGCACTACAAGCACTGCGCTTCAGCTCCCGAGTGTTTGGCTCTGGCTCTGTGCAGCTTGTACCCATTTATCTGCTCCTGGCTGAGGCCTCCACAG GCACTGGCCGTCTCCGACAGGCAGCCAAATATCTCTCCCAAGCCCAGTGGATCATCCTCCAAACCCCagactgcagtgctgctcttcagTCTAAGTTACACCATGGGCTTGGGCTTTTCTCTGTTGCTGAAGGAAACCTGGACGAGGCTTTGTATCACCTGGCCAATGAT GTTTACCTGGCTACTGCTGAGTTTGGATTAAATTCTCTTGAGGTCTCTGGAGGGTACTTCCACATggcaaacattttcttccacCAGAATAAAATGGATGCAGCAAACTCACTCTATACTGAG GTGAGCAGCCTCTGGCATGACTGGCTGCTGAGCTCCCTTCAAAGGCACCAGCGAGTGCTCCGGGCCCAGGCAGAAGCATCACCGTTCTCTGAGGATGAGGAAGGCATCAAGGATGGGATGA CCGAAGCCCGGTGCAAGGAAGGAACGCGGGTGCTGTGGGCGGTGCTGAAGGTCCGGGAACAGGGAccactgcagcatcctggggAAACAGCCAGAGTGCTGCATGCCCTGGCCATGATCCACTACCTGGCCCTGGATTTAGCCAAG AAAGCCACGACTTGGGAGTGTTTGGGAGACACAAATTTGaatttgtttgaaaaagaaaaaagacaaagcttTATAATTGTGAGACTGTCTAATCCCTGGAAGTACTACCATATTTAG